Proteins co-encoded in one Natrarchaeobius halalkaliphilus genomic window:
- a CDS encoding PAS domain-containing sensor histidine kinase yields the protein MSERARNVDGTFWDDANDSESHQRCRTLLNAIDDGIVVVDADGGPTFANERATDILDCSRDELSRLGVGTSHWTFFDESGEPLEQAEIPFNRVVDREKPVSEQTLGVRGSSGERVWLSVNGAPQWDQNDEFDGAVFVFEDVTDQRDVESELEEILGRVTDAFYALDEEFRFTHVNERAEELIDFEGEGLVGRHIWEAFEWAGDSVIREEYERAMETQNPTSFEVYYPEPLDTWFEIHVYPSTTGLSVYFRDVTDRKERESERAELLRELRESEQRLQLALEASEMGTWELDLQTRESPARSPRHDRIFGYEEPLEGWDFEAFLDHVHPDDRERVKRRFEEAFETGTWQFECRILRADGEERVIAARGEFTVDSEGEPVRAAGTVQDVTERAEREQALEESERRYRTLAEYFPNGLVTLFDHDLEYTLAAGLGFDRIPVEPDSLEGRQFHDVWPDETAAELEPAFQAALEGEEASIELEYAGREWVLHAVPITDDEGDVFAGMTMAQDITEQKEREQYLENAKAQLEAATEAGAVGTWEWHVPEDKLIVSGSLANAFDVDADDDRREMPLERFLSSIHEEDRDRVAAQIEDAVEHCGEYEAEYRVRDDDELRWVVARGHVKCDETGTAQRFPGVMTDITERKRAELEAEKQSRELETLFQVLPVGAVVANEDGSLLRANDTAREIWGSDAFDVASIEEYDKFSAVWADSGEPVEREDWTMYQVLQGEEVQEPNIYEISTFDDRQRIIMEHGKPVRDVRGDVHRAVVTLTDITERRAYRRKLEESNERLEQFAYAASHDLQEPLRMVTSYLQLIENRYADALDDDGEEFIEFAVDGATRMQKMIDGLLEYARVDTRGNPFEPVELNAILEDVLEDLRVQIDEADAEIRADDLPRVDGDASQLRQVFQNLLQNAIEYSGDEPPRVEIAAERTGDRWTVSIRDEGIGIDPDETERIFEVFQRLQSTEESEGTGIGLALCQRIVERHGGDIWVDSEPGEGATVSFTLSADA from the coding sequence ATGAGTGAGCGAGCCAGGAATGTCGACGGGACATTCTGGGACGACGCGAACGACTCCGAGTCCCACCAGCGCTGTCGAACGCTGCTGAACGCGATCGACGACGGGATCGTCGTTGTCGACGCCGACGGCGGGCCGACGTTCGCGAACGAGCGTGCCACGGACATCCTCGACTGTTCTCGAGACGAACTGTCGAGACTCGGCGTCGGCACCTCCCACTGGACCTTTTTCGACGAATCCGGCGAACCACTCGAGCAAGCGGAGATACCGTTCAACCGCGTCGTCGATCGTGAAAAACCGGTCTCCGAGCAGACCCTCGGCGTCCGAGGTTCCTCCGGCGAGCGCGTGTGGCTCTCGGTCAACGGCGCGCCACAGTGGGACCAAAACGACGAGTTCGACGGTGCCGTCTTCGTCTTCGAAGACGTTACCGATCAACGCGACGTCGAGAGCGAACTCGAGGAGATCCTCGGACGGGTGACCGACGCGTTCTACGCGCTCGACGAGGAGTTCCGGTTTACGCACGTCAACGAGCGCGCCGAGGAACTGATCGACTTCGAGGGCGAGGGCCTCGTCGGGAGGCATATCTGGGAGGCGTTCGAGTGGGCCGGCGACTCGGTGATCCGCGAGGAGTACGAACGGGCGATGGAAACACAGAACCCGACCTCGTTCGAGGTCTACTATCCCGAACCGCTCGACACCTGGTTCGAGATCCACGTCTATCCGTCGACGACCGGTCTATCCGTCTACTTCCGGGACGTAACCGACCGAAAGGAGCGCGAATCCGAACGCGCCGAACTACTGCGTGAGTTGCGTGAAAGCGAACAACGGCTACAGCTCGCACTCGAGGCGAGCGAGATGGGAACGTGGGAACTCGATTTGCAGACCAGAGAGTCGCCCGCCCGTTCGCCGCGACACGATCGAATTTTCGGCTACGAGGAGCCACTCGAGGGCTGGGATTTCGAGGCCTTTCTCGATCACGTTCACCCGGACGATCGCGAACGAGTGAAACGGCGCTTCGAGGAGGCCTTCGAGACGGGAACGTGGCAGTTCGAGTGCCGGATCCTCCGCGCCGACGGTGAGGAACGTGTAATCGCCGCACGGGGAGAGTTCACGGTCGACAGCGAGGGGGAGCCAGTTCGTGCAGCCGGGACGGTTCAGGACGTCACCGAGCGAGCGGAGCGCGAACAGGCGCTCGAGGAATCCGAACGTCGCTACCGCACCCTGGCGGAGTACTTCCCGAACGGACTCGTCACGCTGTTCGATCACGACCTCGAGTACACGCTGGCGGCCGGACTGGGGTTCGACCGGATTCCCGTCGAGCCCGACAGCCTCGAGGGGCGACAGTTCCACGACGTCTGGCCGGACGAAACCGCCGCCGAACTCGAACCCGCGTTTCAGGCGGCTCTCGAGGGCGAGGAAGCGTCGATCGAGCTCGAGTATGCAGGTCGGGAGTGGGTCCTTCACGCGGTGCCGATCACCGACGACGAGGGCGACGTCTTCGCCGGGATGACGATGGCCCAGGACATCACCGAACAGAAAGAGCGCGAGCAGTACCTGGAAAACGCAAAGGCGCAGCTCGAAGCCGCGACCGAAGCCGGCGCTGTCGGCACCTGGGAGTGGCACGTTCCGGAGGATAAGCTGATCGTCAGTGGCTCGCTTGCGAACGCGTTCGACGTCGATGCGGACGACGATCGCAGGGAAATGCCACTCGAACGATTCCTCTCGTCGATCCACGAGGAGGACAGAGACCGCGTCGCAGCACAGATCGAGGACGCCGTCGAACACTGCGGCGAGTACGAGGCCGAGTATCGCGTCCGGGACGACGACGAACTTCGGTGGGTCGTCGCTCGGGGCCACGTCAAGTGTGACGAAACCGGCACTGCACAGCGATTTCCCGGCGTCATGACGGATATTACGGAGCGCAAACGAGCCGAACTCGAGGCCGAAAAGCAGTCGCGGGAACTCGAGACGCTCTTTCAGGTGCTACCGGTGGGTGCGGTGGTCGCGAACGAAGACGGGTCGCTGCTCAGAGCGAACGACACCGCAAGGGAGATCTGGGGTAGTGACGCCTTCGACGTAGCGTCGATCGAGGAGTACGACAAGTTCTCTGCGGTCTGGGCCGACTCCGGTGAGCCGGTCGAACGCGAAGACTGGACGATGTACCAGGTGCTCCAGGGTGAGGAGGTCCAGGAGCCGAACATCTACGAAATCAGCACGTTCGACGACCGACAACGGATCATCATGGAACACGGAAAGCCGGTCCGAGACGTACGCGGGGACGTTCACCGCGCCGTCGTGACGCTCACCGACATCACCGAACGCCGAGCGTACCGGCGCAAACTCGAGGAGTCGAACGAACGCCTCGAGCAGTTCGCCTACGCCGCGTCCCACGATTTACAGGAGCCGCTCCGGATGGTTACGAGTTACCTCCAGCTTATCGAGAACAGATACGCCGACGCACTCGACGACGACGGCGAGGAGTTCATCGAGTTCGCCGTCGACGGCGCAACGCGCATGCAGAAGATGATCGACGGGCTCCTCGAGTACGCTCGCGTTGACACGCGAGGAAATCCGTTCGAACCGGTCGAGCTGAACGCGATTCTCGAGGACGTTCTCGAGGATCTGCGGGTGCAGATCGACGAGGCCGACGCCGAGATCAGGGCCGACGATCTTCCTCGCGTCGACGGCGACGCCAGTCAGCTTCGCCAGGTGTTCCAGAACCTCCTACAGAACGCGATCGAGTACAGCGGTGACGAACCGCCACGGGTCGAGATCGCCGCCGAGCGCACCGGTGATCGCTGGACGGTTTCGATCCGTGATGAGGGAATCGGGATCGATCCGGACGAGACGGAGCGCATCTTCGAGGTGTTTCAGCGGCTACAGTCGACCGAGGAGAGCGAGGGTACCGGAATCGGTCTCGCGCTCTGTCAGCGAATCGTCGAACGACACGGCGGCGATATCTGGGTCGACTCAGAACCCGGAGAGGGTGCGACGGTTTCGTTTACGCTGTCGGCCGACGCGTGA
- a CDS encoding fumarylacetoacetate hydrolase family protein — protein MRLGQYTTTDDAQPWVGVTTADGEIVNLSETGAETGIAIPRATSDLLGQWNWQRKVELVVEYAEETGIGCYDAPELDQYAPVHDPEKVVCVGLNYRDHAEEGGNPIPDEPVLFSKFPTSVTGPESTITWDPDLTQKVDYEAELVVVIGEETRRVDEDEALDHVAGYTIGNDVSARDLQHGDGQWVRGKSLDSFAPTGPELVTADAVDAPHDLDIYAEVNGQRLQDSSTSNFIFGVDELVSFCSQAFTLEPGDLIFTGTPPGVGVYREPPVLLEERDEVTVGIGELGELTNGCAYL, from the coding sequence ATGCGACTCGGACAGTACACCACGACGGACGACGCACAGCCCTGGGTTGGCGTAACAACGGCCGACGGCGAGATCGTCAACCTCTCCGAGACCGGTGCCGAGACCGGCATCGCCATCCCACGAGCAACCAGCGATCTGCTCGGGCAGTGGAACTGGCAGCGTAAAGTGGAGCTGGTCGTCGAGTACGCCGAGGAGACCGGAATCGGATGCTACGACGCTCCCGAGCTCGACCAGTACGCTCCCGTTCACGACCCCGAGAAGGTGGTCTGCGTCGGGCTCAACTACCGCGACCACGCTGAGGAGGGGGGCAACCCCATCCCGGACGAGCCCGTTCTGTTCTCGAAGTTCCCGACGAGTGTCACAGGTCCCGAGAGCACCATCACCTGGGACCCCGACCTCACTCAGAAGGTCGACTACGAGGCCGAACTGGTCGTCGTCATCGGAGAGGAGACCCGCCGGGTCGACGAGGACGAGGCGCTGGACCACGTCGCCGGCTACACGATCGGCAACGACGTCTCGGCGCGGGACCTCCAGCACGGCGACGGTCAGTGGGTCCGCGGCAAGAGCCTCGATTCGTTTGCCCCTACGGGACCGGAACTGGTGACCGCCGACGCGGTCGACGCTCCTCACGATCTCGATATCTACGCGGAGGTCAACGGCCAGCGTCTGCAGGACTCCTCGACGTCGAACTTCATCTTCGGCGTCGACGAACTCGTCTCGTTCTGCAGCCAGGCGTTCACGCTCGAGCCGGGGGATCTCATCTTCACAGGGACGCCACCGGGCGTCGGCGTTTACCGCGAGCCGCCGGTCCTCCTGGAGGAGCGCGACGAGGTTACGGTCGGGATCGGGGAACTGGGCGAGCTGACCAACGGCTGTGCGTATCTGTAG
- a CDS encoding amidohydrolase family protein: MTQRLIRNGTVVSLDPDIGQLEEADVLIDDGEIVEIGHGLTASNAREIDASGQIVLPGFVDSHIHLAQTQVRGIAGDWSLMGEYFEHMLGNITGLYQPEDMYLGGLFGALEKLHTGTTTALDWSYPNSLEHAERAVDALQDSGLRAVYTYGPPGDDAAKWWFESDVGLPDQHIRELYAEKISDDDLLSLALGLRGPDFCTDETARTDLELARDLGALSTIHMGAALWPSSVYSEDYQGFGCIQDMLGPDVNVAHGNHFTQEDIDYAVEQGVSFSSSPEVEMQMGHGIPVTEKVINAGGRPAWGVDVCSNISGDMGSQMRIGMQVQRMFDNQKILEGNEEVTEVSVSCRDTLEMATIEGARALGLEDEIGTLTPGKRADIITVEQNDFLTAPSHSPIQTAVFQSYPSNINTVLVDGEVVKRDGELTSSLVEEEFDRFVESGRQLVDEAGLEL, translated from the coding sequence ATGACACAGCGACTCATACGGAACGGGACCGTCGTCTCGCTCGACCCAGACATCGGGCAGCTCGAAGAGGCAGACGTTCTCATCGACGACGGGGAGATCGTCGAGATTGGCCACGGTCTGACGGCGTCGAACGCAAGAGAGATCGACGCGTCCGGGCAGATCGTCCTGCCGGGATTCGTTGACTCGCACATTCATCTCGCACAGACACAGGTCAGAGGCATCGCCGGTGACTGGTCGCTCATGGGTGAATACTTCGAGCACATGCTCGGCAACATCACCGGACTCTACCAGCCCGAAGACATGTACCTCGGCGGGCTCTTCGGCGCGCTGGAGAAGCTCCACACCGGGACGACCACGGCTCTGGACTGGTCGTACCCTAACTCGCTCGAACACGCCGAACGGGCCGTCGATGCGCTTCAGGATAGTGGACTACGAGCGGTATACACCTACGGGCCACCGGGTGATGACGCGGCGAAATGGTGGTTCGAAAGCGACGTCGGTCTCCCCGACCAGCACATCCGCGAGCTCTACGCTGAGAAGATCAGCGACGACGACCTGCTCAGCCTGGCGCTTGGACTTCGAGGGCCGGATTTCTGTACCGACGAGACCGCCCGAACCGATCTGGAACTGGCGCGAGATCTAGGGGCGCTCTCGACGATCCACATGGGCGCCGCGCTGTGGCCCTCCTCAGTCTACAGCGAGGATTACCAGGGTTTCGGCTGCATCCAGGACATGCTCGGTCCCGACGTGAACGTCGCCCACGGGAACCACTTCACCCAGGAGGACATCGACTACGCCGTCGAGCAAGGCGTTTCGTTCTCCTCCAGTCCGGAAGTCGAGATGCAGATGGGGCACGGCATTCCCGTCACCGAAAAGGTGATAAACGCCGGCGGGCGGCCCGCGTGGGGCGTCGACGTCTGCTCGAATATCAGCGGCGACATGGGCAGTCAGATGCGGATCGGCATGCAGGTCCAGCGAATGTTCGACAACCAGAAGATTCTGGAGGGCAACGAGGAGGTCACCGAGGTGAGCGTCTCCTGCCGTGATACGCTGGAGATGGCGACCATCGAGGGCGCTCGAGCCCTCGGTCTCGAAGACGAGATTGGAACCTTGACGCCGGGCAAACGCGCGGACATCATCACCGTCGAGCAGAACGACTTCCTGACGGCCCCCTCGCACTCACCGATCCAGACGGCGGTGTTCCAGTCGTACCCCTCGAACATCAACACGGTGCTGGTCGACGGCGAGGTCGTCAAACGAGACGGCGAACTGACCAGTTCCCTCGTCGAAGAGGAGTTCGACCGCTTCGTCGAGTCCGGCCGCCAGCTCGTCGACGAAGCGGGGCTGGAGCTGTAA
- a CDS encoding TetR/AcrR family transcriptional regulator, with amino-acid sequence MSDAEEKVTSKDTEEVIMEATFRAISKHGYADLRMRDIGEEMEMTRQVIHYHFDGKYDLLSSFLEHIIGQYEGSVDVDDDADPRSELAARIDQCLFGPEFDEFGHWDRMKVFHELYSHAQNDEQHRAIFNSHYEGMRDSIVTVVEAGMEEGTFRTVDAERMGQLITDVIHAARARKISLGHGDAPEEARSAIDEFILDSLYVDDERQLHRT; translated from the coding sequence ATGAGCGACGCCGAGGAGAAGGTAACCTCCAAAGATACCGAGGAGGTAATCATGGAGGCGACGTTCCGTGCCATTAGCAAGCACGGGTACGCGGACCTCAGAATGCGAGACATCGGTGAAGAAATGGAGATGACTCGGCAGGTAATTCATTACCACTTCGACGGCAAGTACGACCTCCTTTCGTCATTTCTGGAGCACATTATCGGCCAGTACGAGGGTAGCGTCGACGTGGACGACGACGCCGACCCACGGTCGGAACTCGCGGCCCGCATCGACCAGTGTCTGTTCGGACCGGAGTTCGACGAGTTCGGTCACTGGGACCGCATGAAAGTTTTCCACGAACTGTACTCCCACGCCCAGAACGACGAGCAGCACCGTGCGATCTTTAACAGCCACTATGAGGGGATGCGCGACAGCATCGTCACGGTTGTCGAGGCAGGGATGGAAGAGGGAACTTTCCGCACGGTCGATGCCGAACGGATGGGACAACTCATCACTGACGTCATCCACGCTGCCCGCGCTCGGAAGATATCCCTCGGCCACGGGGACGCCCCCGAAGAGGCGCGCAGCGCCATCGACGAGTTCATCCTCGACTCCTTATACGTGGACGATGAACGACAGCTGCACCGGACCTGA